One window from the genome of Bufo bufo chromosome 4, aBufBuf1.1, whole genome shotgun sequence encodes:
- the LOC120999369 gene encoding gastrula zinc finger protein XlCGF26.1-like yields the protein MMENHQSLTSPGEDGMSDSHGYLHSSPYHEAEDNNTTQANSKTPNLPSVLHSGHLSTNTAGHKKTSSSQSLVVKTRTKQKRGKIFPCEKRMKNKSNLSLHERNCRDKKPFSCSECGKSFARKFILVGHQRIHTGEKPYACSECGKCFSQKSYLVNHLRIHLGERPFSCTECGKSFSQKANLASHLRIHLGEKPFSCTECGKCFSRKSSLLYHWSTHKRESPFPYSEFGTEFAHNLALLSHRRTLKKEKPYSCSECGKCFTQKSDLDRHQRTHTGEKPFLCPECDKCFSRKSSLVEHLRIHTGEKPFSCSECVKSFCQKSDLDRHQRTHTGEKPFLCPECGKCFRQKSNLGEHLKIHTGEKSFSCPQCGKCFCQKTNLEEHLRLHTGEKPFSCSECGKCFNRQSSFIRHQRTHTGEKQFSCLECGTSFTLKSALLYHQRTHKREKPFSCSECGKCFSQKSDLDRHQRTHTREKPFLCPECGKCFRQISNLEEHLKIHTGEKPFSCSQCGKCFSQKSSLEEHLRLHTGEKQFSCLECGTSFTLKSALLYHERTHKREKPFSCSECGRCFSQKSDLDRHKKTHTGEKPFFCPECKKCFSRKSSLAEHLRIHTGEKPFSCSECGKCFSLRSGLVRHEGLHTGEKPFLCSDL from the exons atgatggagaaTCACCAGTCCCTCACATCACCGG GTGAAGACGGGATGAGTGACTCCCATGGATATCTCCATTCTTCACCCTATCATGAAGCAGAAGATAACAATACCACACAAGCTAATTCAAAAACTCCTAATTTACCCTCAGTCCTTCACAGCGGACATCTATCCACCAATACCGCTGGTCACAAGAAAACTTCATCTAGTCAATCACTGGTTGTCAAAACAAGAACTAAACAGAAACGTGGAAAAATATTTCCATGTGAGAAACGTATGAAAAATAAATCTAATCTTTCTTTGCATGAGAGAAATTGCAGAGataaaaagccattttcatgctcagaatgtggaaaatcttttgcCAGGAAATTTATTCTAGtcggacatcagagaattcacacaggggagaagccgtatgcatgttcagaatgtgggaaatgttttagtcagaaatcataTCTTGTGAACCATCTAAGAATCCATCTAGGGGAGAGGCcattttcatgtacagaatgCGGCAAAAGTTTTAGTCAAAAAGCAAATCTTGCGAGCCATCTAAGAATCCAcctaggggagaagccattttcatgtacagaatgtgggaaatgttttagtcggAAATCATCTCTTCTTTATCATTGGAGCACTCACAAAAGAGAGAGTCCATTTCCATATTCAGAATTTGGAACAGAATTTGCCCATAACTTAGCTCTTCTTAGTCATCGGAGAACTCTCAAaaaagagaagccatattcatgttcagaatgtgggaaatgttttactcaaaaatcagatcttgatagacatcagagaactcacacaggggaaaaaccatttttatgtcctgaatgtgacaAGTGTTTTAGTCGGAAATCatctcttgtggaacatctaagaattcacacaggagagaaaccattttcatgctcagaatgtgtcaAAAGTTTTTGTCAAAAATCTGATCTTgatagacatcagagaactcacactggagagaaaccatttttatgtcctgaatgtggtaaatgtttccggcagaaatcaaatcttggggaacacctaaaaattcacacaggggagaagtcaTTTTCCTGTCctcaatgtgggaagtgtttttgtCAGAAAACAAATCTTGAGGAACATCTAAgacttcacacaggagagaaaccattttcatgttcagaatgtgggaaatgttttaaccgtcAATCAAGTTTCATTCGGcatcaaagaactcacacaggggagaagcagtTTTCATGCTTAGAATGTGGAACTAGTTTTACCCTTAAATCAGCTCTGCTTtatcatcagagaactcacaaacgagagaagccattttcatgctcagaatgtgggaaatgttttagtcaaaaatcagatcttgatagacatcagagaactcacacaagggagaaaccatttttatgtcctgaatgtggtaaatgtttccgTCAGATATCAaatcttgaggaacacctaaaaattcacacaggggagaagccattttcctgttctcaatgtgggaagtgttttagtcagaaatcaagtCTTGAGGAACATCTGAgacttcacacaggagagaagcagtTTTCATGCTTAGAATGTGGAACCAGTTTTACTCTTAAATCAGCTCTGCTTTATCATGAGAGAACTCACAaacgagagaagccattttcatgctcagaatgtgggagatGTTTTAGTCAAAAGTCAGATCTTGATAGACATAaaaaaactcacacaggagagaagccatttttttgtcctgAATGTAAGAAGTGTTTTAGTCGTAAATCTTCTCTTGCGGAGCatctaagaattcacacaggggagaagccgttttcatgctcagaatgtgggaagtgttttagccTGAGATCAGGTCTTGTTAGACATGAAGGAttgcacacaggagagaaaccatttttaTGTTCAGATTTGTAG
- the LOC120999717 gene encoding gastrula zinc finger protein XlCGF17.1-like, which translates to MMHHQRTHKREKTFLCSECGACFADNIALHDHQISQYGKCFSQKSDLDRHQRTHTGDKPFSCSECEKCFSRKSSLVEHLRIHTGEKPFSCSECGKCFSQKLYFDIHQRTHTGEKPFSCSECGKCFSLKLYLVRHQRTHTGEKPFSCSECEKCFSRKSSLVEHLRVHTGVKPFICSECGKCFSQKLYLHRHQKTHTKEKPFSCSECGKCFIQKSDLDRHQRTHTGDNPFLCPECGKSFSQKSNLVEHLRIHTGEKPFSCSDCGTCFTHKSALLHHRRTHTGEKPFLCSECGKCFSKKSGLDRHQKTHKGEKPL; encoded by the coding sequence ATGATGCATCATCAGCGAACTCACAAAAGAGAGAAGACATTTCTATGCTCAGAATGTGGAGCATGTTTTGCAGATAACATAGCTCTTCACGATCATCAGATTTCACAGTATGGAAAATGTTTTAGTCAAAAATCAGATCTTGATaggcatcagagaactcacacaggggataaACCATTTTCGTGttctgaatgtgagaagtgttttagtcgGAAATCatctcttgtggaacatctaagaattcacacaggagagaagccattttcatgctcagaatgtgggaaatgttttagtcaaaAACTGTATTTTGATATAcaccagagaactcacacaggggagaaaccgttttcatgctcagaatgtggcaaatgttttagtCTAAAATTATATCTTGTtcgacatcagagaactcacacaggggagaagccattttcatgttctgaatgtgagaagtgttttagtcgGAAATCatctcttgtggaacatctaagagTTCACACAGGAGTGAAGCCGTTTATATGTTCAgagtgtgggaagtgttttagtcaaAAATTATATCTTCATagacatcagaaaactcacacaaaggagaagccattttcatgctcagaatgtggaaaatgtttcatTCAAAAGTCAGATCTTgatagacatcagagaactcacacaggagataaCCCATTtttatgtcctgaatgtgggaaaagttttagccagaaatcaaatcttgtggaacatctaagaattcacacgggagagaagccgttttcatgctcAGATTGTGGAACATGTTTTACCCATAaatcagctctgcttcatcatcggagaactcacacaggagagaagccatttctatgttcagaatgtgggaaatgttttagtaaaAAATCCGGTCTTGATagacatcagaaaactcacaaaGGTGAGAAACCATTGTAA